The following proteins come from a genomic window of Sorghum bicolor cultivar BTx623 chromosome 3, Sorghum_bicolor_NCBIv3, whole genome shotgun sequence:
- the LOC8079499 gene encoding GDSL esterase/lipase At5g45910 encodes MRRRLLLACLALLVPLLAAPRAAVAREYAAVFSFGDSLSDTGNLCVDGIPDYLATARSPYGMTYFGYPTGRVSDGRVVIDFIAQELGLPLLPPSKAKNATFHRGANFAITGATALGMDFFEEHGLARAVWSSGSLHTQIGWFRDMKPSICSSPQECRELFRRSLFVVGEFGGNDYGSTIFSFRPLEEVDALVPHVVGAIARGIEELIAEGAVDLVVPGLLPTGCFPMFLSTFSDKPAAAYGPRSGCVKELNTLSWVHNAALQRKVEELRARHPAVRIVYADYYTPAIQFILHAEEYGMLKQMPRACCGASGVGEYNFNLTSKCGEPGAYACQDPSNHWSWDGAHLTEAAYGHIAKGWLYGPFADPPILHP; translated from the exons ATGAGGCGCCGACTGCTGCTGGCGTGCCTGGCTCTGCTGGTGCCGTTGCTGGCGGCGCCGCGGGCGGCCGTGGCGCGGGAGTACGCGGCGGTGTTCAGCTTCGGCGACTCCCTGTCGGACACCGGCAACCTCTGCGTGGACGGCATCCCGGACTACCTCGCCACGGCGCGCTCGCCGTACGGCATGACCTACTTCGGCTACCCCACGGGGCGCGTCTCCGACGGCCGCGTCGTCATCGACTTCATCG CGCAGGAGCTGGggctgccgctgctgccgccgtccaagGCGAAGAACGCGACGTTCCACCGCGGCGCCAACTTCGCCATCACGGGCGCCACGGCGCTGGGCATGGACTTCTTCGAGGAGCACGGGCTGGCGCGCGCCGTGTGGAGCTCCGGCTCCCTCCACACCCAGATCGGGTGGTTCCGGGACATGAAGCCCAGCATCTGCAGCTCCCCGCAAG AGTGCCGGGAGCTGTTCCGGCGGTCGCTGTTCGTGGTGGGAGAGTTCGGTGGCAACGACTACGGGTCGACCATCTTCTCGTTCCGGCCACTGGAGGAGGTGGACGCGCTGGTGCCGCACGTGGTGGGCGCCATCGCGCGGGGCATCGAGGAGCTGATCGCGGAGGGCGCCGTGGACCTGGTGGTACCGGGGCTGCTCCCCACGGGATGCTTCCCCATGTTCCTGTCCACGTTCAGCGACAAGCCGGCGGCGGCGTACGGTCCCCGGAGCGGGTGCGTCAAGGAGCTCAACACGCTGTCGTGGGTGCACAACGCCGCACTCCAGCGCAAGGTGGAGGAGCTCCGCGCCAGGCACCCCGCCGTGCGCATCGTCTACGCTGACTACTACACGCCGGCTATCCAGTTCATCCTCCACGCCGAGGAGTACG GGATGCTGAAGCAGATGCCGCGAGCGTGCTGCGGTGCGTCAGGTGTGGGGGAGTACAACTTCAACCTGACGTCCAAGTGCGGCGAGCCGGGGGCGTACGCGTGCCAGGACCCTTCCAACCACTGGAGCTGGGACGGCGCCCACCTCACCGAAGCCGCCTACGGCCACATCGCCAAGGGCTGGCTCTACGGGCCCTTCGCCGACCCGCCAATCCTCCACCCTTGA
- the LOC8079500 gene encoding uncharacterized protein LOC8079500: MAPLRRRGAGSAACWLSRRRRCRTSGVYDTGGGGGGGGGGGGGGASLELADDVLAAIFIRLPNAADVVRCVATCRRWASVVAKEADALSRALRLPPLPALALGFFHRNQDRRQDAGGAETTNTRKRKRRHGSTVDECSTPPCFVPTASGSRLLGFNLNLPSGTTEGLQHHGVDALDLSRPIASRNGRLVLELHSVDGSLRLCVCNPMMGDDVAVLPPLLGKDRPKVYACTLLTGADLDRPSSADLFRVLIVYNRDRFTALRSYSSDTCSWSKEAMKTSGPKLTNWELGKLGQGIVLHGGVAYWPLKSSALAVRFDTPAPPSLVRMPPDGVPNKIKQLRLLSVGPDGKLWFLDAASNGEGCVSVLWTVFHETSTGTGTGEWVRGGAVRLTRLKVKGAMDINLRWFCEKSGILLFTLGRGSSDPGTFAMNLATKQVDKLDDCSSWRNFVGYEMDGVTYLRSIAHISL; encoded by the exons ATGGCGCCGTTGCGCAGACGTGGCGCCGGGAGCGCCGCCTGTTGGCTATCGCGGAGGCGGAGGTGCCGGACTAGCGGGGTATACGAcacaggcggaggcggaggcggaggcggaggcggaggcggaggcggggcGTCCCTCGAGCTCGCGGATGACGTGCTGGCTGCAATCTTCATCCGGCTCCCCAACGCGGCCGACGTAGTTCGCTGCGTCGCCACTTGCAGGCGGTGGGCCAGCGTGGTGGCCAAGGAGGCCGACGCTCTGTCACGAGCCCTCCGCCTTCCGCCTCTCCCTGCCCTTGCCCTCGGCTTCTTCCACCGCAACCAGGATCGACGACAGGACGCCGGCGGCGCCGAGACGACGAACACGCGCAAGCGGAAACGCCGCCACGGCTCCACCGTCGACGAGTGCTCGACGCCACCGTGCTTCGTCCCGACGGCGTCCGGCTCTCGGCTGCTCGGCTTCAACTTGAACCTCCCCTCCGGTACCACAGAAGGCCTCCAGCACCATGGCGTCGACGCCTTGGATCTCTCTCGCCCAATCGCGTCACGCAACGGACGCCTCGTCCTCGAGCTCCACAGCGTCGACGGAAGCCTCAGGCTGTGCGTCTGCAACCCCATGATGGGAGACGACGTGGCCGTGCTGCCTCCTCTGCTCGGCAAAGACAGGCCCAAGGTCTACGCTTGCACACTGCTTAccggcgccgacctcgaccggcCATCCTCCGCCGACTTGTTCCGCGTGCTCATCGTCTACAACCGCGACAGGTTCACCGCGCTCCGTTCCTACTCGTCGGACACCTGCAGCTGGAGCAAGGAGGCCATGAAGACGTCAGGTCCCAAGCTCACCAACTGGGAACTCGGCAAGCTAGGCCAGGGCATCGTGCTCCACGGCGGCGTCGCCTACTGGCCGCTGAAAAGCTCGGCACTAGCAGTACGCTTCGAcacgccggcgccgccgtcgcTGGTGCGCATGCCGCCGGACGGCGTCCCCAACAAGATCAAGCAGCTCCGCCTGCTCAGCGTCGGGCCCGATGGGAAGCTGTGGTTCCTGGACGCAGCGTCGAACGGCGAAGGATGTGTCAGTGTGCTGTGGACGGTGTTCCACGAGACAAGCACAGGCACAGGCACCGGAGAATGGGTGAGGGGAGGTGCCGTCAGACTGACACGGCTCAAGGTAAAAGGTGCCATGGACATCAACCTGCGTTGGTTCTGCGAGAAGAGTGGCATCCTCTTGTTCACGCTTGGCAGAGGCAGCAGTGATCCTGGAACCTTTGCGATGAACCTAGCAACCAAGCAAGTGGACAAGTTAGAtgactgcagttcatggagaaaCTTCGTGGGATATGAGATGGATGGGGTCACTTATCTCAGGTCCATAGCCCA tatttccctTTAA